A part of Larkinella insperata genomic DNA contains:
- a CDS encoding SusC/RagA family TonB-linked outer membrane protein: protein MIKRFTFLSCWCLLIVLTGSLAFGQTRRVTGRVTAAQDGTTLPGVNVVVKGTTVGVSTDADGNYSINVPDDKTTLTFSSIALVAQEVPINNRSVINIQMAEAVNELAQVVVTGYNSVQKKDITGSMVSVTSEKFKEIPVASFDQALQGQAAGVQVTQSSGTPGGGITVRVRGSTSITASNRPLFIVDGVPVEDGLLSSRDFGGQNDNAFALLNPNDIESIQVLKDASAKAIYGSRAANGVVLITTKKGKANQKTTFTAEVQRGITEIVKRPDLLNSSELIDLQREAVINASQDPDKLGLIKGITDGVNTDWVDAVLRRGVYQQYQLSASGGNEKTRFYLSGNYRDEEGIQLNNRFSRMSGKFSFDHKANSALSFGTDVTLSRALNKRVKGDNFLDGVYSGAVKSLPYYSPYNEQGKLYGPNDPNYQGFPNFNPVAQALLPRFDTYTVKILGGLWAEYELLQNLRFRSKVSVDYNQVTEDQFESSQTAIGGYLESVGGRGYGVFSSGTYNTFINTNTLSYNFLLDEKHRFNALAGFEVLQRLERSSSVSGRLFPSDDFTYITSAGIVDNGSSNLLRSGLLSTFGEVRYDYDDRYLATLTARYDGSSRFGQDRQFGLFPSVSLGWRISQEKFMEPFRFLNDLKLRASYGFTGNERIGDFQFLGTWASVTYSGASGLGPAALANPTLQWERTREANIGLDANFFNGRLNVSLDVYDNLTDRLLFAQPIPSTTGFGTLQGNIGKISNRGVELMLSTVNFDRGGFRWSTDLNVSRNLNKVVELANDGPIFRGYTADGVGNTNVVLQGQPLGSFWGLKFLGVDAATGDAIYEDLNGDGRISPDDGQVIGNAQPKLFGGLTNRFSYKGFDLNVFFQGSYGNKMLNFTSVTSINTGADLQSNQSRKALERWQKPGDITSVPRYVYQNSYNNYHSSRFLEDGSYLRLKNVALGYNIPKKYVERFRIVSGARVFASATNLWTLSRYSGPDPEVSTLDGSTTAQGIDFFTIPQYKTLMVGISLNL, encoded by the coding sequence ATGATAAAACGTTTTACTTTTTTAAGTTGTTGGTGCTTACTCATTGTCCTGACGGGAAGTCTGGCATTTGGGCAAACCCGCCGGGTGACGGGCCGGGTAACCGCAGCACAGGACGGAACAACGCTGCCGGGCGTGAACGTCGTTGTGAAAGGAACGACCGTGGGTGTTAGCACCGATGCCGACGGAAATTACAGCATCAACGTCCCCGACGATAAAACAACCCTGACGTTTTCGTCCATCGCCCTGGTGGCTCAGGAGGTTCCAATCAATAACCGGTCGGTTATCAACATTCAGATGGCCGAAGCCGTCAATGAGTTGGCGCAGGTTGTGGTAACGGGCTACAACTCCGTTCAGAAAAAAGACATCACCGGCTCGATGGTGTCGGTGACCAGCGAAAAATTCAAGGAAATCCCGGTCGCCAGCTTTGATCAGGCCTTGCAGGGGCAGGCCGCGGGGGTGCAGGTCACCCAGTCGTCGGGTACTCCGGGTGGAGGAATTACCGTCCGGGTTCGGGGAAGCACATCCATCACCGCCAGCAACCGGCCGCTGTTCATTGTGGATGGGGTGCCGGTAGAAGACGGTCTGCTGTCGTCGCGGGATTTTGGCGGGCAGAACGATAACGCATTTGCCCTGCTCAATCCGAACGACATTGAGTCGATTCAGGTGTTGAAAGATGCTTCGGCCAAGGCAATCTATGGTTCCCGGGCGGCTAACGGGGTCGTGTTGATTACGACGAAAAAGGGAAAAGCGAATCAAAAAACCACCTTCACCGCAGAAGTGCAGCGCGGGATAACCGAGATCGTAAAACGGCCGGATCTGCTAAACTCCAGCGAACTCATTGATCTGCAGCGCGAAGCGGTGATCAATGCGAGTCAGGACCCGGATAAACTGGGTCTGATCAAGGGAATAACCGATGGTGTGAATACCGACTGGGTCGATGCCGTTCTTCGGCGGGGCGTCTATCAGCAGTACCAGCTTTCGGCGAGTGGCGGCAACGAGAAGACACGCTTTTACCTGAGTGGCAACTACCGGGACGAAGAGGGCATCCAGTTGAACAACCGGTTCTCCCGGATGTCGGGCAAGTTTAGTTTCGACCACAAGGCCAATTCGGCTCTCTCCTTCGGTACGGACGTGACCCTCTCGCGGGCGCTTAACAAACGGGTCAAGGGCGATAACTTCCTGGATGGTGTGTATTCCGGCGCCGTAAAAAGCCTGCCCTACTATTCGCCCTACAACGAACAGGGAAAACTCTACGGCCCTAACGATCCAAATTACCAGGGGTTTCCAAACTTTAACCCGGTAGCGCAGGCGTTACTGCCGCGTTTTGATACCTACACGGTTAAAATTCTGGGTGGGCTGTGGGCCGAATACGAGTTGCTGCAAAATCTCCGGTTCCGTTCCAAGGTAAGTGTTGATTACAATCAGGTAACGGAAGATCAATTCGAATCCTCGCAAACTGCCATTGGAGGCTACCTGGAAAGCGTCGGTGGCCGGGGGTACGGGGTATTCAGTTCGGGAACCTACAACACGTTTATCAATACCAATACCCTGAGCTACAATTTCCTGCTGGACGAAAAACACCGGTTCAATGCTCTGGCCGGGTTTGAAGTGCTGCAACGGCTGGAACGGTCGTCGAGCGTATCGGGGCGGTTGTTTCCGAGCGACGACTTCACCTACATCACCTCCGCGGGAATTGTTGACAATGGAAGCTCGAACCTGCTGCGGAGCGGACTGCTTTCCACTTTTGGGGAGGTCCGGTATGATTACGATGACCGGTATCTGGCGACGCTGACTGCGCGCTACGATGGGTCGTCCCGGTTTGGGCAGGACCGTCAATTTGGGTTATTCCCGTCGGTGTCGCTGGGCTGGCGGATTTCTCAAGAGAAATTCATGGAGCCGTTCCGTTTTCTGAACGACCTGAAACTGCGGGCCAGCTACGGTTTTACGGGAAATGAGCGGATTGGCGATTTCCAGTTTTTGGGCACCTGGGCGTCGGTTACCTACAGCGGGGCCTCCGGTTTGGGCCCGGCCGCCCTGGCGAACCCGACGCTGCAGTGGGAGCGGACCCGCGAAGCCAACATCGGTCTGGACGCCAATTTCTTCAACGGCCGTCTGAACGTGTCGCTGGATGTGTACGATAACCTGACCGACCGACTGCTGTTTGCCCAGCCCATTCCGTCGACGACTGGTTTTGGAACCCTGCAGGGAAACATCGGGAAAATTTCAAACCGGGGCGTGGAATTAATGCTTTCAACGGTCAATTTCGACCGGGGCGGTTTCCGGTGGAGCACCGATCTGAACGTATCCCGTAACCTCAATAAAGTTGTGGAATTAGCCAACGACGGGCCAATATTTCGTGGTTACACCGCCGACGGAGTAGGTAATACCAACGTCGTTTTGCAGGGGCAGCCGCTGGGATCGTTTTGGGGATTGAAATTCCTGGGGGTCGATGCGGCCACGGGCGATGCAATCTACGAAGATCTCAACGGCGACGGCCGGATTTCGCCCGACGACGGTCAGGTGATCGGTAACGCCCAACCCAAGCTATTTGGCGGTCTGACCAACCGGTTTTCGTACAAGGGCTTTGATCTGAACGTATTTTTTCAGGGATCTTACGGAAACAAAATGCTGAATTTCACGAGCGTTACCTCCATCAATACCGGCGCCGACCTGCAAAGCAATCAATCGCGGAAGGCACTGGAGCGTTGGCAGAAACCGGGTGATATCACCAGCGTGCCGCGTTATGTCTATCAGAATAGCTACAACAACTACCACAGCAGCCGATTCCTGGAAGACGGCTCGTACCTGCGTCTGAAAAACGTGGCGCTGGGCTACAACATTCCTAAAAAATACGTAGAGCGGTTCCGGATCGTTTCGGGCGCCCGCGTCTTCGCTTCGGCTACCAACCTGTGGACCCTGAGCCGGTACAGCGGACCGGACCCGGAAGTGAGCACGCTGGATGGGTCGACAACCGCCCAGGGTATCGACTTTTTCACCATTCCGCAGTACAAAACCTTGATGGTGGGAATCTCTTTGAACCTATGA
- a CDS encoding RagB/SusD family nutrient uptake outer membrane protein translates to MKQLLHYTAILATVWLASCTTVLEPKPVDLLVDNLVLNEPADVEPARIGAYNALRGMSATTMMAGDFTADYIRNNGTFTDYREFGTKQITSSNGAVASLWSNMYRTIYVANFVLERLPEISGVPESTRRQVLAEMRFLRGYAYFIGANTFGDIPNVTTTDQATNRTIPKSPKAEILASVLADWQAAETDLANAVTGTSAQITNATYANKTSARAMLARYYLYQKNWALAEQYATQVINANVYQIEPNYSDIVSKDFTKESILEVGYALSDDPGTSSFGLTNLYLGRREVIPTDQLALVMLSTESGTRRTTIAFNPENQGGDDNGWTVQKYGTADNDNNNIVLMRLAEMYLIRAEARTQQNKITGDNGAVADLNVLRARAKAPNVAAASQASMLLTIERERVYELAFEGHRWYDLVRTGRAQAVMSAFTPNWNSRYERWPIPQGEIQRNPALKDAQNPGY, encoded by the coding sequence ATGAAACAATTACTTCACTATACGGCCATTCTGGCAACGGTCTGGCTGGCGTCCTGCACGACAGTGCTGGAGCCCAAACCGGTGGATTTGCTGGTTGACAACTTGGTATTGAACGAACCCGCCGACGTTGAGCCGGCCCGCATCGGCGCCTATAATGCCTTGCGGGGCATGTCGGCCACCACCATGATGGCGGGCGATTTTACCGCCGATTATATTCGCAACAACGGGACTTTCACGGACTACCGGGAGTTTGGTACCAAGCAGATTACGTCGTCGAATGGGGCGGTGGCTTCGTTGTGGAGCAACATGTACCGCACAATTTACGTAGCCAATTTTGTGCTGGAACGCCTGCCTGAAATCAGTGGGGTTCCGGAGTCAACCCGGCGGCAGGTACTGGCTGAAATGCGGTTTCTGCGCGGATATGCCTACTTTATTGGCGCAAATACGTTTGGGGATATTCCGAACGTAACGACTACCGACCAGGCTACCAACCGAACCATTCCGAAGTCGCCCAAGGCTGAAATTTTAGCCTCCGTTCTGGCCGACTGGCAGGCGGCCGAAACCGATCTGGCCAACGCGGTGACGGGAACGTCGGCTCAGATTACCAACGCAACGTACGCCAACAAAACCAGCGCCCGGGCCATGCTGGCCCGGTATTACCTCTACCAGAAAAACTGGGCGCTGGCCGAGCAGTACGCAACGCAGGTCATCAATGCCAATGTGTATCAGATAGAACCCAACTACTCCGATATTGTCAGCAAGGACTTCACCAAGGAGTCGATTCTGGAAGTGGGGTATGCCCTGTCGGACGACCCCGGTACCAGCAGTTTCGGATTGACCAACCTGTATCTGGGGCGTCGGGAGGTGATTCCTACCGATCAGCTGGCGCTGGTAATGCTGTCGACGGAGTCGGGCACCCGCCGGACCACAATTGCCTTTAATCCGGAAAACCAGGGTGGCGACGACAACGGGTGGACGGTCCAGAAATACGGTACGGCGGATAACGACAACAACAATATTGTGCTGATGCGGCTGGCTGAAATGTACCTGATCCGGGCCGAAGCCCGGACGCAGCAAAACAAAATAACGGGGGACAACGGAGCCGTCGCCGACCTGAATGTGCTGCGGGCCCGGGCCAAAGCGCCCAATGTGGCCGCTGCCAGCCAGGCCAGTATGCTGCTTACTATCGAGCGGGAGCGGGTCTATGAACTGGCCTTTGAGGGCCACCGCTGGTACGATCTGGTACGAACCGGGCGGGCGCAGGCGGTGATGTCGGCTTTTACGCCCAACTGGAACAGCCGCTACGAACGCTGGCCAATACCGCAGGGGGAGATTCAGCGCAACCCGGCATTGAAAGACGCCCAGAACCCGGGATACTGA
- a CDS encoding Calx-beta domain-containing protein, with amino-acid sequence MRNYKYILTVFMTLLLAWVVVACEEQDMDRTFEGPYFVRFTDSSLTFKESYNQTISVRVHNAGPQLGEPITVRYAISGTAREGKDYAFEGTKGTVTIPANQSFGEIKLKLINNANNILESQTVVFTLTDVEPASLRVGFGKEGLLGKSITFTIEDDCLLSGNYTGVRQNGAYANLLGITPATATLRDIAITSTDCKTYTITNWNIGLPDLFGYNAIKPSFTFVDTGDNTLTIPTQSNSELGGDTLSGTGSWNPQNRQLSFNLRWKANLRTNAGKDTTLTITFPFTYTPQ; translated from the coding sequence ATGAGAAATTACAAATACATTCTAACGGTTTTCATGACATTGCTCCTGGCTTGGGTAGTGGTGGCCTGCGAAGAACAGGATATGGACCGCACGTTTGAAGGGCCTTATTTCGTGCGTTTTACCGACTCCTCGCTGACGTTCAAGGAAAGTTACAACCAAACCATTTCCGTACGGGTGCACAACGCCGGCCCCCAGCTGGGCGAACCCATCACGGTTCGGTATGCCATTTCCGGAACCGCCCGGGAAGGCAAGGACTACGCTTTCGAGGGTACCAAAGGAACCGTAACGATACCGGCCAACCAGAGCTTCGGGGAAATCAAGCTTAAATTGATCAATAATGCCAATAACATCCTGGAATCCCAGACCGTCGTTTTTACCCTGACGGACGTTGAGCCCGCGTCTCTGCGCGTTGGTTTTGGCAAAGAAGGACTACTGGGCAAAAGCATCACATTTACCATCGAAGATGATTGCCTGCTTAGCGGCAATTACACGGGAGTTCGGCAAAATGGCGCTTACGCTAATCTGCTGGGAATTACACCGGCAACCGCAACCCTGCGGGATATTGCCATCACCAGCACCGATTGCAAAACCTATACAATCACCAACTGGAACATTGGTCTGCCCGACCTTTTCGGCTACAACGCCATCAAACCTTCGTTTACCTTTGTCGATACCGGGGATAATACGCTGACCATTCCGACCCAGTCAAATTCCGAGCTGGGAGGGGATACGCTTTCGGGAACAGGGTCCTGGAATCCGCAAAACCGTCAGCTTTCTTTTAACCTGCGCTGGAAGGCAAACCTAAGAACAAATGCCGGAAAGGATACGACTCTGACGATTACCTTTCCATTTACGTACACTCCGCAATGA
- a CDS encoding lipocalin family protein: protein MKRSLQITILFLGIIGLFAGCSEKLDPKPITYSQLLTGTEKKTWRLVTFEVIDQKERSGVIPVQNAINPCRADDQYVFYADGGHKFEYQNGSTKCTANEGDLLFEDSWALTNGNATLEFVIPIFEDAVLPYTIKNLTENSMTVEIYFDKIYADPIDVSYRFTFNSNTR, encoded by the coding sequence ATGAAACGATCCTTACAAATAACAATCCTATTTCTGGGTATAATAGGCTTGTTTGCCGGATGTTCTGAAAAACTGGACCCCAAACCGATTACTTACAGTCAACTGCTGACGGGCACCGAGAAAAAGACCTGGCGACTGGTCACTTTCGAAGTGATTGACCAGAAAGAAAGATCGGGCGTGATACCCGTTCAGAATGCGATCAATCCCTGCCGGGCGGATGACCAGTACGTTTTTTACGCCGACGGAGGGCATAAATTTGAGTACCAAAATGGCTCGACAAAGTGTACGGCAAACGAAGGCGACCTGCTTTTTGAAGATAGCTGGGCATTGACCAACGGAAATGCCACCCTGGAATTCGTAATTCCAATTTTTGAAGATGCAGTATTGCCCTACACCATCAAGAACCTGACCGAAAACTCCATGACCGTAGAAATCTATTTCGATAAGATCTATGCGGACCCGATTGACGTCAGTTACCGATTTACCTTCAATTCGAATACGAGATAA
- a CDS encoding M43 family zinc metalloprotease, giving the protein MLKQILLSFNLFTCAWGSLQAQSIPAWQHLAAQPAREQCATVQMDSALRAKYPDMGSRAAFEKTLQERIKQIQKLERTGRLADAVLTIPVVVHVVHAGESVGTGRNISEAQVKAQLETLNEDFRRKPGTRGFNEDARGADIEIEFCLAAINPTGGTIAERGIDRVNGAANFGKSTWSKTDIDGVLKPNTYWDPEKYFNIWVVDFAATDDRLLGYAQFPSQSTLPGLSSNMGAGSTDGVVIRYQSFGNAEKGNFPVMQAPYNLGRTLTHEVGHWLGLIHIWGDANCGNDFVDDTPTQASESRGCQKGRTSCGTTNMVENYMDYSDDACFNIFTRGQKTRMRAVMQFAVRRANLVNSNVCGTSVVARPNSNFRAENVRVLLGGQVRFTDLSTNFPTRWEWTFEGGNPSSSTEQNPVVTYSQPGKFKVTLVTANAAGTSTPVVREQYIEVLNVGLCASQTNFNGTRTVLRQPGGTGYLAGQNSRKIRAVSELFSNSLGYTNMNSASIRFGVAKAAKGAETESVVTVTVWNARGFQNGPGAVLETKDIPLRTILEDVANNRATTIVFERNVPLSGLPFHVGVELAQAAGDTVALVSTNNGESLNASSWLQSSQGNWGRYRDSLGVNIAFDISAKVGMKPSVQITTSAQFVDPGQAVTLNARGASIFSWSGQNLSRTLGAQVIARPTQTTSYTVTGTGLDMCDTIATARIFVRPGTITEVPTTLPDQNLTVSPNPSDGLAKLAFRNTARGLLTLTVRNVTGVVVLKQQFQKTEDGFQRDLDLRTMPAGFYLIELRIGDQVVRKKMVKQ; this is encoded by the coding sequence ATGTTAAAACAGATACTTCTTTCTTTCAATCTTTTCACTTGTGCGTGGGGTTCGCTGCAGGCCCAGTCGATTCCGGCCTGGCAGCACCTGGCCGCCCAACCCGCCCGGGAACAGTGCGCCACCGTGCAAATGGACAGCGCCCTTCGCGCTAAATATCCCGACATGGGTAGCCGGGCGGCTTTTGAAAAAACGCTTCAGGAACGAATCAAACAGATTCAGAAACTCGAACGAACGGGCCGCCTGGCCGATGCAGTCCTGACGATTCCGGTTGTTGTGCACGTTGTTCACGCTGGGGAGTCGGTCGGGACGGGCCGAAACATCAGTGAAGCGCAGGTGAAAGCCCAGCTGGAAACGCTCAACGAAGACTTTCGCCGGAAACCCGGAACCCGGGGCTTCAACGAAGACGCCCGGGGCGCCGACATTGAAATTGAATTTTGTCTGGCCGCCATCAATCCGACGGGCGGTACGATAGCCGAACGCGGGATTGATCGGGTGAACGGCGCGGCTAATTTTGGCAAAAGCACCTGGAGCAAAACCGACATTGACGGGGTTTTGAAACCCAATACGTACTGGGACCCCGAAAAATACTTTAACATTTGGGTGGTTGATTTTGCCGCTACCGACGACCGGCTTTTGGGTTACGCGCAGTTTCCGAGCCAGTCTACCCTGCCGGGCCTTTCGTCAAACATGGGGGCGGGAAGCACCGACGGCGTGGTGATTCGCTATCAATCGTTCGGAAACGCCGAAAAAGGCAACTTCCCGGTTATGCAGGCTCCTTACAACCTCGGGCGGACGCTGACCCACGAAGTAGGCCACTGGCTTGGCCTGATTCACATCTGGGGGGACGCCAACTGCGGCAATGACTTTGTGGACGATACGCCGACGCAGGCATCCGAAAGCCGGGGTTGCCAGAAAGGGCGGACCAGCTGCGGCACCACCAACATGGTGGAAAACTACATGGACTACTCCGATGATGCCTGTTTCAACATTTTTACACGGGGGCAGAAAACCCGTATGCGGGCGGTCATGCAGTTTGCGGTTCGGCGGGCCAACCTGGTCAATTCCAACGTTTGTGGCACGTCGGTTGTCGCTCGTCCCAACTCCAACTTCCGGGCCGAGAATGTGCGGGTTCTCCTGGGCGGACAGGTGCGCTTTACCGACCTTTCGACCAACTTCCCGACCCGGTGGGAATGGACGTTTGAAGGGGGAAATCCCTCGTCCTCCACGGAACAAAACCCCGTTGTAACCTACAGCCAGCCGGGTAAATTTAAAGTAACGCTGGTGACGGCCAACGCTGCCGGAACGTCAACGCCGGTGGTCCGCGAACAATACATCGAAGTGCTGAACGTCGGCCTGTGCGCGAGCCAGACCAATTTCAACGGCACACGGACGGTATTGCGGCAACCGGGGGGAACCGGCTATCTGGCCGGGCAGAACAGCCGTAAAATTCGCGCCGTTTCGGAGTTGTTCAGTAACTCCTTGGGGTATACGAATATGAACAGCGCATCGATCCGGTTCGGGGTGGCCAAAGCCGCCAAGGGCGCTGAAACGGAATCGGTTGTAACCGTCACGGTCTGGAACGCCCGGGGCTTCCAGAACGGACCCGGCGCCGTGCTGGAAACAAAGGACATTCCGCTCCGGACCATCCTGGAGGATGTGGCAAACAACCGGGCTACCACGATTGTCTTTGAGCGAAATGTTCCGTTGAGTGGATTACCGTTCCACGTTGGCGTCGAACTGGCTCAGGCGGCTGGTGACACGGTGGCGCTGGTGAGTACCAACAACGGAGAATCGCTGAACGCCAGTTCGTGGCTGCAGAGCAGCCAGGGCAACTGGGGCCGCTACCGGGATAGTTTGGGGGTCAACATCGCCTTTGATATTTCGGCCAAGGTTGGTATGAAACCGTCGGTGCAGATCACGACTTCGGCGCAGTTTGTTGATCCCGGGCAAGCCGTGACGCTGAACGCGCGCGGGGCCAGTATCTTCAGCTGGTCGGGTCAGAACCTGAGCCGAACGCTGGGCGCTCAGGTGATTGCCCGCCCAACGCAAACGACCTCATACACCGTAACGGGAACCGGTCTGGATATGTGCGATACCATCGCGACCGCCCGAATTTTCGTACGGCCGGGTACGATTACCGAAGTGCCGACTACCTTACCGGATCAGAATTTGACCGTTTCGCCTAATCCCAGCGATGGACTGGCTAAACTAGCCTTCCGAAACACCGCGCGGGGTTTGCTGACGCTGACGGTGCGGAATGTAACCGGGGTGGTGGTGCTGAAACAGCAATTCCAGAAAACCGAGGACGGGTTTCAACGGGACCTGGACCTGCGAACCATGCCCGCCGGTTTTTATCTGATTGAACTCAGGATCGGCGACCAGGTGGTCAGGAAAAAGATGGTGAAGCAGTAA
- a CDS encoding TIM barrel protein → MTSRRNFLKTSGSLAAGALLLPTFSEAAKVKNVGIQLYTVRKEMLADAVGTLKQLAKIGYKELESARSDKGNFYGLKPKEIKKIANDLGMNVRSGHVHIDKDWKRSVDMAAEAGQSYLVCSSLPSEGQTVSNYERCADLFSKAAEDCQKAKLVFGYHNHDYEFEKKNGKVLYDILIEKSDPKLVKMEMDLGWAILTGNDPLKYFAKYPGRFPLWHLKDMDAKTKESTEFGKGQINIVKMLKNMDKAGMKYFFVEQEEYPKTAMESAKYDFDYLAKLNY, encoded by the coding sequence ATGACAAGCAGAAGAAACTTTCTGAAAACATCGGGCAGCCTGGCCGCCGGGGCGCTTTTGCTCCCCACCTTTTCCGAAGCCGCTAAAGTGAAAAATGTCGGAATTCAACTCTATACCGTCCGCAAGGAAATGCTGGCCGACGCCGTCGGAACGCTGAAACAACTGGCAAAAATCGGGTACAAGGAACTGGAATCGGCCCGGAGCGACAAAGGGAATTTTTACGGTCTAAAACCAAAAGAAATCAAGAAAATTGCCAACGACCTGGGCATGAACGTCCGCAGCGGGCACGTGCACATCGACAAAGACTGGAAACGGTCGGTAGACATGGCCGCCGAAGCCGGGCAATCGTACCTGGTTTGTTCGTCCCTGCCATCGGAGGGCCAGACCGTTTCCAACTACGAGCGCTGCGCCGATCTGTTTTCCAAAGCCGCCGAAGACTGCCAGAAGGCTAAACTGGTGTTTGGCTACCACAACCACGACTACGAATTTGAAAAGAAAAACGGCAAGGTGCTGTACGACATTCTGATTGAGAAAAGCGACCCGAAGCTGGTAAAAATGGAAATGGACCTGGGCTGGGCCATCCTGACCGGCAACGATCCGCTGAAGTACTTCGCCAAGTACCCGGGACGTTTCCCGCTCTGGCATTTGAAAGACATGGACGCGAAAACCAAGGAAAGCACCGAGTTTGGTAAGGGGCAGATCAACATCGTCAAGATGCTCAAAAACATGGACAAAGCCGGTATGAAGTACTTCTTCGTTGAGCAGGAAGAATACCCGAAAACCGCCATGGAAAGCGCCAAATACGACTTCGACTACCTGGCCAAGCTGAATTACTGA
- a CDS encoding DMT family protein translates to MRTVVLLIFSNLFMTTAWYWHLRYKGESLWKVILISWLIAFVEYCLAVPANRIGSYQFTAFQLKTIQEVVSLLVFVAFAVLYLKEEIKWNYIVGFLFIVLAVFFVFKKW, encoded by the coding sequence ATGCGAACCGTCGTTTTATTAATTTTTTCCAACCTGTTTATGACCACGGCCTGGTACTGGCACCTGCGCTACAAAGGCGAATCGCTGTGGAAAGTCATCCTGATTAGCTGGCTGATTGCCTTCGTTGAATACTGCCTGGCCGTGCCCGCCAACCGCATTGGCTCCTACCAGTTCACGGCGTTTCAACTCAAAACGATTCAGGAAGTGGTCAGTCTGCTGGTGTTTGTTGCCTTTGCGGTTCTGTACCTGAAGGAAGAGATTAAGTGGAATTACATTGTTGGCTTTTTGTTCATCGTGCTGGCGGTCTTTTTTGTGTTTAAAAAGTGGTAG
- a CDS encoding ArsR/SmtB family transcription factor — MNLRRDVFQAIADPTRRAILLLVASQSMTAGAIAANFDTARPTVSKHLQILTECELLQQEQAGREIYYHFNADKMKEVADFIEPFRQMWEDRFNKLEAVMKNYKGQ; from the coding sequence ATGAATTTACGAAGAGATGTGTTCCAGGCCATAGCGGACCCCACCCGACGGGCCATCCTGCTGTTGGTAGCTTCCCAGTCGATGACCGCCGGGGCCATTGCCGCCAACTTCGACACCGCCCGCCCAACCGTTTCGAAACACCTGCAAATTCTCACCGAGTGCGAATTGCTGCAACAGGAGCAGGCTGGCCGGGAAATTTACTACCACTTCAATGCCGACAAAATGAAAGAAGTCGCCGACTTCATTGAGCCGTTCCGCCAAATGTGGGAGGACCGGTTTAACAAACTGGAAGCTGTCATGAAAAACTACAAGGGCCAATAA
- a CDS encoding SRPBCC domain-containing protein codes for MGQKTRVDAEEGKQELVITREFDLPLELLFKAYTEPELVAQWMSTNVLKLENKRHGGWQFETTDAQGNVVFRANGTIHAFVPNQKITRTFEMENTPFGAQLEFLEFEQLTETTSRLTMHVIYRSVALRDQLLKLPFAKGINMAHNRLEEIVRKLA; via the coding sequence ATGGGGCAGAAAACACGAGTCGATGCCGAAGAAGGCAAGCAGGAGCTGGTGATAACCCGGGAGTTTGACCTGCCCCTGGAGCTGCTTTTCAAAGCGTATACAGAGCCCGAACTAGTGGCGCAGTGGATGAGTACGAACGTGCTGAAGCTGGAAAATAAAAGGCATGGCGGCTGGCAATTTGAAACCACCGATGCGCAGGGCAACGTGGTGTTCAGGGCCAATGGAACCATCCATGCGTTTGTTCCGAATCAGAAAATCACGCGCACGTTTGAAATGGAAAACACGCCCTTCGGCGCTCAACTGGAGTTTCTGGAATTTGAACAACTGACGGAGACCACCAGCCGGCTCACGATGCATGTCATCTATCGATCCGTCGCGCTCCGGGACCAGCTGCTGAAGCTGCCCTTTGCCAAAGGCATCAACATGGCACACAACCGATTGGAGGAAATCGTACGTAAACTAGCATAA
- a CDS encoding DUF4256 domain-containing protein — translation MTTEKTNISEDKELSPEQREALLSTLRVRFEKNTNRHQDLQWADVQARLEANDEKLWSLHAMEETGGEPDVVDYDQKTGEYVFYDCSAESPKGRRSVCFDRAGWESRKENKPENTAMEMAADLGIELLSEEEYRALQQLGKFDTKTSSWVQTPAEIRKLGGALFCDRRYDTVFLYHNGAESYYAARGFRGSLKV, via the coding sequence ATGACGACAGAAAAAACTAACATCAGCGAAGACAAAGAGTTGTCTCCCGAACAGCGTGAAGCATTGCTGAGCACACTGAGAGTCCGGTTTGAGAAAAACACAAACCGCCATCAGGACCTGCAATGGGCCGACGTGCAGGCCCGGCTGGAAGCAAACGATGAAAAGCTGTGGTCGCTCCACGCCATGGAAGAAACCGGTGGTGAACCGGATGTGGTCGACTACGATCAAAAGACGGGCGAATACGTTTTCTATGACTGCTCCGCGGAGAGTCCGAAAGGCCGCCGGAGTGTTTGTTTCGACCGGGCGGGCTGGGAGTCCCGAAAAGAAAACAAGCCGGAAAATACCGCCATGGAAATGGCGGCTGACCTGGGGATCGAGCTGCTGTCCGAAGAAGAATATCGGGCGTTGCAGCAACTTGGGAAGTTCGATACAAAAACGTCGAGCTGGGTGCAAACGCCGGCTGAAATCAGAAAACTCGGCGGAGCCCTCTTTTGTGATCGTCGCTACGACACGGTTTTCCTGTACCACAACGGCGCAGAATCTTATTATGCCGCCCGGGGGTTCCGTGGCTCGCTAAAAGTCTGA